One region of Flavobacterium sp. KACC 22763 genomic DNA includes:
- a CDS encoding SDR family oxidoreductase: protein MENKTKNTILITGGAGFIGSNLTEYFLHLGYKVVCLDNFSTGHHHNLKDFLDNPNFKLIEGDIRDLADCSLAVKGVNYVLHQAALGSVPRSIKDPITTNDVNVSGFLNMLTAARDAEIKRFIYAASSSTYGDSQGLPKVEDVIGKPLSPYAITKYVNELYAEIFSKSYGLETIGLRYFNVFGRKQDPNGAYAAVIPKFVKQFMNHESPVINGDGNYSRDFTYIDNVIQMNELAMTCQNPEAINTVYNTAFGDRNTLNDLVKYLKEYLSDFDPKIKDISVIYGENRVGDIPHSLASIEKAKRNLGYNPKYSLQDGLKEAVGWYWNNLK, encoded by the coding sequence ATGGAAAATAAAACAAAAAATACAATTTTAATTACTGGAGGAGCTGGATTCATAGGTTCGAATTTGACTGAGTATTTTTTACACTTAGGCTATAAAGTTGTTTGTTTGGATAATTTTTCAACAGGTCATCATCATAATTTGAAAGATTTTTTAGATAATCCAAATTTTAAATTAATTGAAGGTGATATCCGAGATTTAGCCGATTGTAGTTTAGCAGTTAAAGGAGTGAATTATGTTTTGCATCAAGCTGCGTTAGGCTCTGTTCCTCGATCAATAAAAGATCCAATTACAACAAATGATGTAAATGTTTCTGGTTTTTTAAATATGCTTACTGCAGCGCGAGATGCTGAAATAAAACGGTTTATATATGCAGCGAGTTCTTCTACCTATGGAGACTCTCAAGGACTCCCAAAAGTAGAAGATGTTATAGGGAAACCATTATCTCCTTATGCAATTACTAAATATGTAAATGAATTGTATGCTGAAATATTTAGTAAATCGTACGGATTAGAAACTATTGGGCTTCGTTATTTTAATGTTTTTGGACGAAAACAAGACCCAAATGGAGCTTATGCCGCTGTAATTCCAAAGTTTGTGAAGCAATTTATGAATCATGAGAGTCCAGTGATTAATGGTGACGGAAATTATTCTCGTGATTTTACATATATAGACAATGTTATTCAAATGAATGAGTTAGCAATGACTTGTCAAAACCCAGAAGCCATTAATACTGTTTATAATACAGCGTTTGGAGATCGAAATACACTGAATGACTTAGTTAAGTATTTAAAGGAATATTTGTCAGATTTTGATCCAAAAATAAAGGATATTTCAGTTATCTATGGTGAAAATCGAGTAGGAGATATTCCTCATTCTTTAGCAAGTATCGAAAAAGCAAAAAGAAATCTTGGTTATAACCCAAAGTATTCTTTGCAAGATGGATTGAAAGAGGCTGTAGGGTGGTATTGGAATAATTTAAAATAA
- a CDS encoding UDP-glucose 6-dehydrogenase — MKITKICCIGAGYVGGPTMAVIAQKCPYIQVTVVDLNEQRIADWNDPNPENIPIYEPGLSEIVAEARGRNLFFSTDVDKAIDEAQMIFISVNTPTKTYGKGKGMAADLKYIELCARQIARVAKQNKIVVEKSTLPVRTAEAIKSILDNTGNGVQFQILSNPEFLAEGTAVADLLNPDRILIGGDTTLEGEEAINSLVEVYSNWVGKDQILTTNVWSSELSKLTANAFLAQRISSINAMSELCEKTGADVNEVARAIGMDSRIGSKFLKASVGFGGSCFQKDILNLVYIAKSYGLNEVADYWEQVIIMNDHQKRRFSSKIVQTLYNTVADKKITFLGWAFKKDTNDTRESAAIYVADDLINEHAKISVFDPKVSENKMLSDLNYLETRSSEENAKALNVFEDAYKACKDAHAIAILTEWDEFTTYDWQRIYDSMHKPAFVFDGRNILDAKQLETIGFVYRGIGS; from the coding sequence ATGAAAATTACAAAAATTTGCTGCATTGGTGCAGGGTATGTAGGCGGGCCAACAATGGCAGTTATTGCTCAAAAATGTCCGTATATTCAGGTTACAGTTGTAGATTTAAACGAACAGAGAATAGCGGATTGGAATGATCCGAATCCTGAAAACATTCCTATTTATGAACCAGGTCTTTCTGAAATTGTAGCAGAAGCGAGAGGTAGAAATCTGTTTTTTTCTACAGATGTTGATAAAGCAATAGATGAAGCGCAAATGATATTTATTTCAGTTAATACTCCAACCAAAACTTACGGGAAAGGAAAAGGAATGGCGGCTGACTTAAAATACATTGAGTTATGTGCAAGACAAATTGCAAGAGTAGCAAAACAAAATAAAATTGTAGTTGAGAAATCAACTTTGCCAGTTAGAACAGCTGAAGCAATTAAAAGTATATTAGATAACACTGGAAATGGCGTTCAATTTCAAATTTTATCTAACCCAGAGTTTTTGGCAGAGGGTACTGCAGTGGCAGATTTGTTAAATCCAGACCGAATTTTAATTGGTGGAGATACAACGCTAGAAGGAGAAGAGGCGATTAATTCGCTAGTAGAAGTCTATTCAAATTGGGTAGGGAAAGATCAAATTTTGACAACAAATGTTTGGTCGTCAGAATTGTCTAAACTTACCGCAAATGCATTTTTAGCACAGCGTATTTCCTCTATTAATGCAATGTCAGAGTTATGTGAAAAAACAGGGGCTGATGTAAATGAAGTAGCAAGAGCAATTGGGATGGATAGCAGAATTGGATCGAAATTCTTAAAAGCTTCTGTAGGTTTTGGAGGTTCTTGTTTCCAAAAAGATATTTTAAATTTAGTTTACATAGCAAAGTCATATGGATTGAATGAAGTTGCGGATTATTGGGAGCAAGTTATTATAATGAACGATCATCAAAAAAGAAGATTCTCAAGTAAAATTGTTCAGACATTATACAATACAGTAGCTGATAAGAAAATTACTTTTTTAGGTTGGGCTTTCAAAAAAGACACAAACGACACTAGAGAATCTGCGGCAATTTATGTTGCTGATGATTTAATAAATGAACATGCAAAAATCTCAGTTTTTGATCCGAAAGTTTCAGAAAATAAGATGTTAAGTGATCTTAACTATTTAGAAACAAGATCAAGTGAAGAAAATGCAAAAGCGTTAAATGTGTTTGAGGACGCCTATAAAGCATGTAAAGATGCTCATGCAATAGCAATCTTGACAGAATGGGATGAATTTACAACTTATGATTGGCAAAGGATTTACGATTCAATGCATAAGCCAGCTTTTGTCTTTG
- a CDS encoding polysaccharide biosynthesis tyrosine autokinase, translated as MLDIKDFAIFENHSHFDFKGFLLKIVGYWKWFLISLIITFAIAYQVNIRKEKIYEMQTLISIKEENNPFFTSNTSLVFNWGGVSDQVNGISTIIQSRSHNELVVDKLRFYIDYLEQGKYNLIDSYGAVPFYVDIDKTKGQLANTLIGIKFLSENEYQIEIPFESNSVSLITYSSNSYSNTSVQPVTFVKKYKVGDKVILPFLNWKLQITDNPGFYKGKEYFVRFKDFDGTVSQYKDVEVDAGKSGGSILTLSMQGTNKARMVDYLNSTVKMLIKIQLDGKNQFAANTINFIDSTLVAMESQLKQTGNELKSFQKDKNIYEIEGGGSKVSEKIMDFDVEKDLLARKIAYYNSLKAYLNNSVDYSRLPAPSVAGIEDPNIVANVSKLIALSTQRSEMAYAVKSEKIFKDFDNQMAAVKNVLQENIVTAKASLLYDLSLVNAKIGQAESTVRRLPAEQQELLKIKRKYDLNDNIYTEFLQKRNEAEIVRASNLSDIHFIDPAKDIGGGLIGPKTSVNYVMALFLGILIPLLFVLVIFFINNSIQNSDDINKLTQIPLLGVIGLNKDSGNLAVFDKPKSALSEAFRGVRSSLQFLYKKQQVSGSKTLMITSSISGEGKTFCSINIATVFALSEKKTVIVGLDLRKPRLADEFQIKSTLGVVNYLIRQNNLEEITNSTPIPNLDVILSGPIPPNPSELILSETMKELINELKQKYDYIILDTPPVGLVADSLELVQFADVTLYIVRQNYTKKDMITLLNTRLKRGELSNVSIVLNGYENKAKYGSGYGYGYGTYSNGYHEEEVKVGFWKAFMSRIRKS; from the coding sequence ATGTTAGACATTAAAGACTTCGCTATTTTTGAAAATCATTCTCATTTTGATTTTAAAGGCTTTCTGTTAAAAATTGTAGGCTATTGGAAATGGTTTCTGATAAGTTTGATTATTACTTTCGCAATTGCTTATCAGGTGAACATTCGTAAAGAAAAAATTTACGAAATGCAGACTTTGATTTCTATCAAAGAAGAAAATAATCCTTTTTTTACGTCGAATACAAGTTTGGTATTCAATTGGGGCGGAGTTTCAGATCAGGTAAATGGCATATCTACAATTATTCAATCAAGATCTCATAATGAATTGGTTGTAGATAAACTTCGATTTTATATTGATTATTTAGAACAAGGAAAATACAATTTAATAGATTCTTACGGAGCAGTACCATTTTATGTAGATATTGACAAAACAAAAGGACAACTGGCAAATACATTAATTGGTATAAAATTTTTAAGCGAAAATGAATATCAAATTGAGATTCCGTTTGAAAGTAATTCTGTTTCGTTAATTACTTACAGCAGTAATTCTTATAGTAATACTTCTGTACAGCCTGTAACTTTTGTTAAAAAATATAAAGTAGGGGACAAAGTAATTCTTCCGTTTTTAAATTGGAAACTCCAAATAACTGATAATCCAGGTTTTTATAAAGGGAAAGAATATTTTGTCAGATTTAAGGATTTTGATGGAACGGTTTCTCAATACAAAGATGTAGAGGTAGATGCAGGTAAAAGTGGAGGGTCGATATTGACCTTATCAATGCAAGGAACAAATAAAGCTAGAATGGTCGATTATTTGAATTCTACCGTGAAAATGCTGATTAAAATTCAGCTCGATGGCAAAAATCAATTTGCTGCAAATACTATTAATTTTATTGACAGTACTCTCGTAGCAATGGAATCTCAGCTTAAGCAAACTGGTAACGAATTAAAATCTTTTCAAAAAGATAAAAACATCTATGAAATAGAAGGAGGTGGTTCTAAAGTTTCAGAGAAAATAATGGATTTTGATGTTGAAAAAGATTTGCTGGCAAGAAAAATAGCTTACTATAATTCGTTAAAAGCATATTTGAATAATAGTGTCGATTATTCTAGATTACCAGCTCCTTCTGTTGCTGGAATTGAAGATCCAAATATTGTGGCAAATGTTTCTAAACTTATTGCGCTTTCTACTCAGAGATCTGAAATGGCTTATGCAGTAAAAAGTGAAAAAATATTTAAGGATTTTGATAATCAAATGGCGGCAGTGAAAAATGTTCTGCAAGAGAATATTGTTACCGCTAAAGCTTCTTTATTGTATGACTTATCGTTGGTGAATGCAAAAATTGGTCAGGCAGAAAGTACAGTGAGAAGACTACCGGCAGAACAGCAAGAATTATTGAAAATCAAAAGAAAATATGATTTAAATGATAATATTTATACAGAATTTCTTCAAAAGAGAAACGAAGCAGAAATTGTTAGAGCGTCTAACCTGTCTGATATTCACTTTATCGATCCAGCAAAAGATATTGGAGGAGGTTTGATAGGTCCTAAGACTTCTGTTAATTACGTAATGGCTCTGTTTTTAGGAATTTTAATTCCATTGTTATTTGTATTAGTGATTTTTTTCATTAACAATTCAATTCAGAATAGTGACGATATTAATAAGCTAACACAAATACCTTTACTGGGCGTTATTGGGCTAAATAAGGATTCGGGTAATTTAGCAGTTTTTGATAAACCTAAATCAGCGCTTTCGGAAGCTTTTAGAGGGGTTCGTTCTTCACTTCAGTTTTTGTATAAAAAACAACAAGTCAGCGGGTCAAAAACATTAATGATTACTTCTTCGATTAGTGGTGAAGGAAAAACATTCTGTTCTATTAATATTGCTACCGTTTTTGCTTTAAGTGAAAAGAAAACTGTAATTGTTGGTTTAGATTTACGAAAACCAAGATTAGCAGATGAATTCCAAATAAAATCGACTTTAGGAGTTGTAAATTATTTGATAAGGCAGAATAATTTGGAAGAAATTACTAATTCAACACCAATTCCAAATTTAGATGTGATTCTGTCGGGACCAATTCCTCCAAATCCTTCTGAGTTAATTTTAAGTGAGACAATGAAAGAATTGATTAATGAGTTGAAGCAGAAATATGATTATATTATTTTAGACACTCCTCCAGTTGGTTTAGTGGCAGATTCATTAGAGTTGGTTCAGTTTGCAGATGTAACATTGTATATTGTAAGACAGAATTATACTAAAAAAGATATGATAACGTTGTTAAATACCAGACTTAAACGTGGGGAGCTAAGTAATGTGAGTATTGTGCTGAATGGTTATGAAAATAAAGCAAAATATGGTTCCGGTTATGGCTACGGTTATGGAACATATTCAAATGGTTATCATGAAGAAGAAGTAAAAGTTGGGTTTTGGAAAGCATTTATGAGTCGAATTAGAAAAAGTTAA